In Rhodobacter sp. 24-YEA-8, the following are encoded in one genomic region:
- a CDS encoding Glu/Leu/Phe/Val dehydrogenase gives MLQTADEPSFRDSVDLMFSRAVRLMDLSPGLEQKIRVCNSTYTVRFGVRLRGKIETFTGYRSVHSEHMEPVKGGIRYALSVHQDEVEALAALMTYKCALVETPFGGSKGGLCVDPRQWEEHELELITRRFAYELIKRDLIHPAQNVPAPDMGTGEREMAWIADQYARMNTTDINAKACVTGKPPHAGGIQGRVEATGRGVQYALREFFRHPGDVALTGLKGGLQGKTVIVQGLGNVGYHAAKFLSGEDGCKIIGIIERDGALTDEKGLDVDAVRDWIARNGGVKGFPGGNFIEDGASVLEAACDILIPAAMEGVINKSNADRIRAPLIIEAANGPITFGGDEILRHKGKIIIPDMYANAGGVTVSYFEWVKNLSHIRFGRMQRRAEEARSRLLVEELEQLSADKGLGWTLSDDFKERFLTGSDELALVRSGLDDTMRTAYQSMREVWHGREDVEDLRTAAYIVAIDRVAKTYRSKGL, from the coding sequence ATGCTGCAGACCGCCGACGAGCCGAGCTTTCGCGATTCCGTCGATCTGATGTTCAGCCGCGCGGTGCGGCTGATGGATCTTTCTCCGGGGCTGGAGCAGAAGATCCGGGTCTGCAACTCGACCTATACGGTGCGTTTCGGTGTGCGGCTGCGCGGCAAGATCGAGACCTTCACCGGCTATCGCTCGGTCCATTCCGAACATATGGAACCTGTGAAGGGCGGCATCCGCTACGCGCTTTCTGTCCACCAGGACGAGGTCGAGGCGCTGGCGGCGCTGATGACCTATAAATGCGCCCTGGTCGAGACGCCGTTCGGCGGATCGAAAGGCGGGCTCTGCGTCGATCCGCGCCAGTGGGAAGAGCATGAACTGGAGCTGATCACCCGCCGTTTCGCCTATGAGCTGATCAAGCGCGACCTGATCCATCCGGCGCAGAACGTGCCGGCGCCTGACATGGGCACGGGCGAGCGTGAGATGGCCTGGATCGCCGACCAATATGCCAGGATGAACACAACCGATATCAACGCCAAGGCCTGCGTTACCGGCAAGCCCCCCCATGCCGGCGGCATCCAGGGCCGGGTCGAGGCCACGGGGCGCGGTGTGCAATATGCCCTGCGCGAGTTTTTCCGCCATCCTGGCGATGTGGCACTGACCGGGCTGAAAGGCGGCCTGCAGGGCAAGACCGTGATCGTTCAGGGGCTTGGCAATGTGGGCTATCACGCGGCGAAATTCCTCTCGGGCGAGGATGGCTGCAAGATCATCGGCATCATCGAACGCGACGGCGCGCTGACCGATGAAAAGGGCCTTGATGTCGATGCGGTGCGCGACTGGATCGCCCGCAATGGGGGCGTGAAGGGCTTCCCCGGCGGCAATTTCATCGAGGATGGTGCCTCGGTGCTGGAAGCCGCATGCGATATTCTGATCCCTGCCGCGATGGAGGGGGTGATCAACAAGTCGAATGCCGACCGCATCCGCGCGCCGCTGATCATCGAGGCGGCGAATGGGCCGATCACCTTTGGCGGCGACGAGATCCTGCGCCATAAGGGCAAGATCATCATCCCGGATATGTATGCCAATGCCGGTGGTGTGACGGTCAGCTATTTCGAATGGGTCAAGAACCTCTCGCATATCCGTTTCGGCCGCATGCAGCGCCGGGCAGAAGAGGCGCGCTCGCGCCTGCTGGTCGAAGAACTGGAGCAGCTCTCGGCCGATAAGGGCCTTGGCTGGACGCTGTCGGATGATTTCAAAGAACGCTTCCTGACCGGCTCGGACGAGCTGGCGCTGGTGCGCTCGGGTCTCGATGACACGATGCGCACCGCCTATCAGTCAATGCGCGAGGTCTGGCACGGCCGCGAGGATGTCGAGGATCTGCGCACCGCGGCCTATATCGTCGCCATCGACCGCGTGGCCAAGACCTACCGGTCCAAGGGGCTCTGA
- a CDS encoding sarcosine oxidase subunit beta family protein, giving the protein MRYSGWKVILEGLRGNRGWKPVWRQPDPKPHYDAVIIGGGGHGLATAYYLAKNHGMTNIAVLEKGYLGGGNIGRNTTIVRANYFLPGNSEFYSHSLKLWEGLEADLNYNVMHSQRGLINLFHSDGQRDAFVRRGNAMINQGDDAVLLDRDGVRDMLPYLDFEQTRFPIYGGLLHPRGGTARHDAVAWGYARAADRRGVDLIQNCEVTGIDVEGGRVRGVQTTRGVIRADKVAIITAGRSGQVAAMAGMRLPVESHILQAFVTEGLKPVIDHVISFGMGHFYISQSDKGGLVFGGDLDFYTSYAQRGNLPMVEHVMEAGMTLMPMIGRAKVLRSWGGVMDMTPDGSPIIDKTHIDGLFLDCGWNYGGFKAVPASGWCMAHLMATGESHEFARRFRLNRFATGHLLDEEGTGSQHNLH; this is encoded by the coding sequence ATGCGTTACTCCGGCTGGAAAGTCATTCTTGAGGGGCTGCGCGGCAATCGCGGCTGGAAGCCGGTCTGGCGCCAGCCCGACCCGAAGCCGCATTATGACGCGGTGATCATTGGCGGCGGCGGTCACGGGCTGGCAACCGCATATTATCTCGCGAAAAACCACGGCATGACCAATATTGCGGTGCTGGAAAAAGGCTATCTCGGCGGCGGCAATATCGGGCGCAACACCACCATCGTGCGCGCGAATTATTTTCTGCCCGGCAATTCCGAATTCTATTCGCACAGCCTGAAGCTCTGGGAAGGGCTGGAAGCTGATCTCAATTATAACGTCATGCACAGCCAGCGCGGGCTGATCAATCTCTTCCATTCCGACGGCCAGCGCGATGCCTTCGTGCGGCGCGGCAATGCGATGATCAACCAGGGCGATGATGCGGTGCTGCTGGACCGGGACGGCGTGCGCGATATGCTGCCTTACCTTGATTTCGAACAGACCCGCTTTCCGATCTATGGCGGGCTGTTGCATCCGCGGGGCGGCACCGCCCGCCATGATGCGGTGGCCTGGGGCTATGCCCGCGCCGCCGACCGGCGCGGCGTCGATCTGATCCAGAATTGCGAAGTGACCGGCATCGATGTGGAGGGCGGCCGCGTGCGCGGCGTCCAGACCACGCGCGGTGTGATCCGCGCCGATAAGGTCGCGATCATCACCGCCGGGCGGTCGGGGCAGGTGGCGGCGATGGCGGGGATGCGGCTGCCGGTGGAAAGCCATATCCTCCAGGCCTTTGTCACCGAGGGGCTGAAGCCGGTGATCGATCATGTGATCAGTTTTGGCATGGGCCATTTCTATATCAGCCAGTCCGATAAGGGCGGGCTTGTCTTTGGCGGCGACCTGGATTTCTACACCTCATATGCGCAGCGCGGCAATCTGCCCATGGTCGAACATGTGATGGAGGCCGGCATGACGCTGATGCCGATGATCGGGCGGGCAAAGGTGCTCAGGTCCTGGGGCGGCGTGATGGATATGACGCCTGACGGCTCGCCGATCATCGACAAGACCCATATCGACGGGCTGTTCCTTGATTGCGGCTGGAACTATGGCGGTTTCAAAGCGGTGCCCGCCTCGGGTTGGTGCATGGCGCATCTGATGGCCACCGGTGAAAGCCATGAATTCGCCCGCCGCTTCCGTCTGAACCGTTTCGCGACCGGGCATCTCCTCGATGAGGAAGGCACCGGCAGCCAGCATAACCTGCATTGA
- a CDS encoding VWA domain-containing protein: protein MGQSAPGPLLCPAGRYQLPAGWIFSGKRTGLMCEPGQQGRMFMKKKAFEDLSVRLSRQMQRFTLEEHGSIGAVMVFFFFLMILLGGIAVDVMRFETQRVAVQNTLDRATLAVANMNSALRTDDVYTTREARARFIVADYFRKAGLPDNLAYVRLDDGMNYRVVEARADVLSHNIFMNLMNIPTLEAVNTSVAEQKITDIEIMLVLDVSGSMAGAKINNLRVAAADFIDQVKATDDENRISIGVIPYNAQVNLGDELRARYNISDLHGVRHSNCVELPIGTDRDNIFQTLALSTSLEMPLMTAADTENSSANTDSYFNWRNSNQATLENNAAKRWCNPSTTTEITLPTKSITRAKAGIQALQASGNTSILLGMRWATALLDPAARDVYDSLIFRRVMDDDMDGRPFAYNSASSVDEDALKVIVLMTDGEHVAHNRIADGYKTGPATIRFSYRPNGARTDSTDTATIWRSTAGEWSVFFESKVGSNVCNSKPFWVPSTGSWQNRPLGLTDTGCFNPTRVVRPADPAYIATWQEVWASVRMNYAVLQFFARPLGANNQTNRTNVYNGVRKILYTSYADAATMNRRLASNCDAARNAGILVYGIAFQAPDAGKAAIQSCTSTPASTYYFDVTETAKIQDAFRLIATNLSQLKLTQ, encoded by the coding sequence GTGGGTCAGAGCGCCCCCGGTCCGCTGTTATGTCCCGCAGGACGGTACCAGCTGCCGGCGGGATGGATTTTTAGTGGTAAACGAACCGGGCTGATGTGCGAACCGGGGCAACAGGGGCGTATGTTTATGAAGAAGAAGGCATTTGAGGACCTGTCCGTGCGCCTTTCGCGCCAGATGCAGAGATTCACGCTGGAAGAGCACGGCTCCATAGGGGCCGTCATGGTGTTCTTCTTCTTCCTGATGATCCTTCTTGGCGGCATCGCTGTCGATGTGATGCGTTTCGAGACCCAGCGTGTCGCGGTACAGAATACGCTCGACCGGGCGACACTGGCGGTTGCCAATATGAACTCGGCCCTCAGGACCGACGACGTCTATACCACGCGCGAGGCGAGAGCGCGGTTTATTGTCGCCGATTATTTCAGGAAGGCGGGCCTTCCCGACAATCTTGCCTATGTACGTCTCGATGACGGGATGAATTACCGCGTGGTGGAAGCGCGCGCCGATGTGCTGTCGCATAACATTTTCATGAATCTCATGAATATTCCAACCCTCGAGGCCGTGAACACTTCGGTGGCAGAGCAGAAGATCACCGATATCGAGATCATGCTGGTGCTCGACGTGTCGGGTTCGATGGCAGGTGCCAAGATCAACAACCTGCGCGTGGCTGCAGCGGATTTCATCGACCAGGTGAAGGCCACGGATGACGAGAACCGCATCTCGATCGGTGTCATCCCCTATAACGCGCAGGTGAATCTCGGCGATGAATTGCGGGCGCGCTACAATATCAGCGATCTGCACGGGGTCCGGCATTCGAACTGCGTCGAGCTCCCGATCGGGACCGACCGGGACAACATCTTCCAGACGCTGGCCCTGTCAACATCCCTGGAGATGCCGCTGATGACTGCGGCGGATACTGAGAACTCATCTGCGAACACTGACAGCTATTTCAACTGGCGGAATTCCAACCAGGCCACCCTCGAGAACAACGCCGCAAAACGCTGGTGCAACCCCAGCACCACGACGGAAATCACTCTGCCGACCAAGAGCATCACCAGGGCGAAAGCCGGGATCCAGGCGTTGCAGGCCAGCGGCAATACCTCGATCCTGCTGGGAATGCGTTGGGCCACCGCCCTGTTGGATCCGGCCGCTCGCGACGTCTACGATTCCCTGATCTTTCGCCGCGTGATGGACGACGATATGGACGGCCGTCCCTTTGCATATAACAGCGCAAGCTCTGTCGATGAGGATGCGCTGAAAGTGATCGTTCTCATGACCGATGGCGAGCATGTGGCCCATAACCGCATCGCCGATGGCTATAAGACCGGCCCGGCGACCATCCGCTTTTCCTATCGCCCCAATGGCGCCAGGACCGATTCAACGGATACCGCGACGATCTGGCGTTCAACCGCAGGCGAATGGTCGGTCTTCTTTGAAAGCAAGGTGGGATCAAATGTCTGTAACAGCAAGCCTTTCTGGGTGCCATCAACGGGATCGTGGCAGAACCGTCCGCTCGGTCTGACAGATACCGGATGCTTCAATCCGACCCGGGTCGTAAGGCCCGCTGACCCGGCCTATATCGCAACCTGGCAGGAGGTCTGGGCGTCCGTCAGGATGAACTATGCAGTGCTGCAGTTCTTCGCTCGTCCGCTCGGGGCAAACAACCAGACCAACCGCACCAACGTCTATAACGGTGTGCGCAAAATCCTCTACACCAGCTACGCCGATGCGGCCACGATGAACCGCCGCCTGGCCTCCAACTGCGACGCCGCCCGCAATGCCGGCATCCTTGTCTACGGCATCGCCTTCCAGGCGCCCGATGCCGGCAAGGCCGCCATCCAGAGCTGCACATCTACCCCCGCGTCGACCTATTACTTCGACGTAACCGAAACAGCGAAGATCCAGGACGCGTTCCGCCTGATCGCAACCAATCTTAGCCAATTGAAGCTGACGCAATGA
- a CDS encoding TadE/TadG family type IV pilus assembly protein, which yields MKSRSFSVGRRLRRLWRREDGVASIELAFCLPVLLMLFMASMEAGLFMVRSAMLDRGLDIAIRDYRLGHMRSMDAEQIRNRVCQFTLAVADCKNNLKVWIEPVNTSTTPWTLPSRFDPRTGQLRVFCGDRNDPLVSPIPGTVPDEAHDQNRIMLIRVCALEDPIFPSTSFSMRLTQDSATGKYELASATVVVTEPI from the coding sequence ATGAAATCCAGGTCCTTTTCTGTCGGTCGTCGCCTGCGCCGTCTCTGGCGTCGCGAAGACGGCGTGGCTTCGATCGAGCTCGCCTTCTGCCTGCCGGTCCTGCTGATGCTTTTCATGGCTTCGATGGAGGCCGGCCTCTTCATGGTGCGCAGCGCCATGCTTGATCGTGGTCTCGATATCGCGATCCGCGATTACCGGCTCGGGCATATGCGGAGTATGGATGCTGAACAGATCCGGAACCGGGTCTGCCAGTTCACGCTTGCAGTGGCGGATTGCAAGAACAACCTGAAGGTCTGGATCGAGCCGGTCAACACAAGCACCACGCCCTGGACCCTTCCGTCGCGCTTCGATCCCCGGACCGGCCAGCTTCGGGTGTTCTGTGGCGACCGCAACGATCCCCTGGTCTCGCCGATTCCCGGCACGGTTCCGGACGAGGCTCATGACCAGAACCGGATCATGCTGATCCGCGTCTGCGCGCTTGAGGATCCTATTTTCCCCTCGACCAGCTTCTCGATGCGCCTGACCCAGGACTCGGCCACCGGAAAATATGAGCTGGCCAGCGCAACGGTCGTTGTGACCGAACCGATCTGA
- a CDS encoding sarcosine oxidase subunit delta: MRLTCPLCGPRDRREFTYYGAEDYLHRPGPDGAPDLSPGGAWDNYLHLRDNPAGPTRDLWYHDQGCAAWLLVSRNTVTHEITGVELVAARKGARDEA; this comes from the coding sequence GTGAGACTGACCTGCCCCCTTTGTGGCCCCCGCGACCGCCGTGAATTCACTTATTACGGGGCGGAGGATTACCTCCACCGCCCGGGCCCGGACGGCGCGCCCGATCTTTCGCCAGGCGGGGCCTGGGACAATTACCTGCATCTGCGCGACAACCCCGCCGGTCCGACCCGCGATCTGTGGTATCACGACCAGGGCTGCGCCGCCTGGCTGCTTGTCAGCCGCAACACGGTCACCCATGAAATCACCGGGGTCGAGCTGGTCGCCGCCCGCAAAGGAGCGCGCGATGAGGCTTGA